Proteins from a single region of Mesotoga infera:
- a CDS encoding DUF3795 domain-containing protein, which produces MIAFCGIDCTQCDTYRATSSNDDSLRRETAIRWSKDFGFDIAFSEINCYGCHSGMRFKLCDGCPFKRCCEEKGISNCGECDKYPCETLERFLRSLPGAKRQLDSVHELRHGSSDQKRKS; this is translated from the coding sequence ATGATAGCATTCTGTGGCATAGACTGCACTCAGTGCGATACATACAGAGCCACTTCATCCAATGATGATTCGTTGAGGAGAGAAACTGCAATTCGGTGGTCTAAAGACTTTGGATTCGATATTGCATTCTCAGAAATCAATTGCTACGGTTGTCACAGCGGCATGCGCTTCAAACTATGCGATGGATGTCCCTTCAAGAGATGTTGTGAAGAGAAAGGGATTTCTAATTGCGGGGAATGCGACAAATATCCGTGTGAAACCTTGGAAAGGTTCTTGAGATCATTACCCGGAGCGAAGCGACAACTGGATTCAGTTCATGAACTGCGGCACGGTTCCTCAGATCAGAAACGCAAATCGTAG
- a CDS encoding low-specificity L-threonine aldolase codes for MKWIDIRSDTVTVPSEEMRRVMADAEVGDDVYGDDPTVNRLEEIASGMLGKEAALFVPSGTFGNQLSILAHTLRGDEVIIPASNHIIVHEAGASAVIAGVQMRTLDCDDGMPSAERIRKAIRSEDLHYPRTGLICLENAHSSGRLLPMEYMKEVYELAREREIPLHLDGARIFNAAIAAEASPAEIAAQSDSVMFCLSKGLGAPIGSMLVGTREFIKKARKGRKIMGGAMRQAGIVAAAGIFALERLIDRLSVDHRNARFLAEGLSKIPGIEVFSERLDINMVFFKLTNEVRSRLIVETLLEKGIKINPPEGGEWRFVTNLNVSRDDLERVIIEFESALKVALAG; via the coding sequence GTGAAGTGGATAGACATCAGAAGTGATACAGTCACGGTTCCCAGCGAAGAAATGCGCCGGGTAATGGCCGATGCAGAAGTGGGAGACGACGTCTATGGAGACGATCCGACAGTAAACAGACTGGAAGAGATAGCCTCGGGCATGCTCGGAAAAGAGGCCGCACTCTTTGTCCCATCGGGAACATTTGGAAACCAACTTTCAATCCTGGCACATACTTTAAGGGGAGACGAGGTGATCATACCTGCTTCAAATCACATTATTGTTCACGAGGCAGGAGCTTCTGCTGTGATAGCCGGAGTTCAAATGAGAACCCTTGATTGTGACGACGGCATGCCTTCTGCCGAAAGAATCAGGAAAGCGATAAGGTCTGAAGATCTTCACTATCCTAGAACGGGGCTAATCTGCCTGGAGAATGCACATTCCAGCGGACGTTTACTCCCCATGGAATACATGAAGGAAGTCTACGAACTTGCAAGAGAGAGAGAGATTCCTCTCCATCTTGACGGTGCAAGAATCTTCAACGCCGCGATTGCTGCTGAAGCAAGCCCGGCAGAAATCGCTGCTCAGTCCGATTCAGTCATGTTCTGTCTCTCTAAAGGTCTAGGTGCACCGATAGGTTCAATGCTTGTCGGCACGAGAGAGTTCATAAAAAAAGCTAGAAAGGGAAGAAAGATTATGGGCGGTGCCATGCGCCAGGCCGGGATTGTTGCCGCTGCAGGAATTTTCGCTCTGGAGAGATTGATAGATCGTCTTTCGGTGGATCACAGAAACGCTAGATTTCTCGCCGAAGGTCTGTCAAAGATACCGGGCATAGAGGTTTTCTCTGAAAGGCTCGACATAAACATGGTCTTCTTCAAGCTCACTAATGAGGTGCGTTCGCGACTCATAGTTGAGACGCTTCTGGAAAAGGGTATAAAAATCAATCCTCCCGAGGGTGGTGAGTGGCGATTCGTAACGAATCTGAACGTTTCACGAGACGATCTTGAAAGAGTCATCATAGAATTCGAAAGTGCTCTCAAAGTTGCCTTAGCAGGCTAG
- a CDS encoding HAD family hydrolase, whose protein sequence is MIKGIILDLFGTIVSNKRLFAPICSKMAADSGVEAEKIERDFVDLYRRHFKNCHRLPFQPERYYYYLLLTELIEKYDLPEDMESYCNFMYDSFSKLPAYSDSKILKKMYKEFTTAILTNADDVFVKKVIERNRIPHHVLLTSETARSYKPSEEIFEKILSLTGLEKPETVFVGDSIQVDMLGASGAGIKGILIDRSKSYFDYVPRIESLEELPSLLRQL, encoded by the coding sequence ATGATTAAAGGAATCATTCTTGATCTGTTCGGTACTATAGTGAGTAACAAAAGGCTCTTCGCCCCTATTTGCTCAAAAATGGCGGCAGACTCTGGAGTTGAAGCAGAAAAAATCGAGAGAGATTTCGTCGATCTTTACAGACGTCATTTCAAGAACTGTCATCGTTTGCCATTTCAGCCAGAAAGATATTACTATTACCTTCTGTTAACGGAACTGATCGAAAAATACGATCTGCCTGAGGACATGGAATCATACTGCAATTTCATGTACGATTCATTCTCCAAGCTTCCCGCCTATTCAGATTCTAAGATACTTAAGAAGATGTACAAGGAGTTCACCACTGCAATTCTCACTAACGCCGATGATGTATTCGTCAAAAAAGTGATTGAGAGAAACAGAATTCCTCATCACGTGCTGTTGACTTCGGAGACTGCGAGATCATACAAGCCTTCTGAAGAGATCTTCGAAAAAATCTTATCACTTACAGGACTGGAGAAACCTGAGACTGTTTTTGTCGGCGACAGTATTCAGGTCGATATGCTGGGAGCTTCCGGCGCCGGAATAAAGGGAATACTTATCGATAGATCCAAATCCTATTTTGACTACGTGCCCAGAATAGAAAGCCTGGAGGAGTTACCTAGCCTGCTAAGGCAACTTTGA